In Bacillus sp. DX3.1, the following proteins share a genomic window:
- the eno gene encoding phosphopyruvate hydratase, which translates to MPSIIDIYAREVLDSRGNPTVEVEVYTESGAFGRALVPSGASTGEYEAVELRDGDKSRYLGKGVLNAVNNVNEIIAPEIVGFDVTDQAGIDRAMIELDGTPNKGKLGANAILGVSMAAAHAAADFVGLPLYRYLGGFNAKQLPTPMMNIINGGSHADNNVDFQEFMILPVGAPSFKEAIRMGAEVFHALKAVLHDKGLNTAVGDEGGFAPNLGSNREALEVIIEAIEKAGYKAGENVFLGMDVASSEFYNKETGKYDLAGEGRVLTSAEMVDFYEGLCNDFPIISIEDGLDENDWDGHKLLTDRLGKKVQLVGDDLFVTNTQKLAEGIEKGISNSILIKVNQIGTLTETFEAIEMAKRAGYTAVVSHRSGETEDATIADIAVATNAGQIKTGSMSRTDRIAKYNQLLRIEDELGEIAVYDGLKSFYNLKK; encoded by the coding sequence ATGCCATCAATTATTGATATTTATGCTCGCGAAGTACTAGATTCTCGTGGTAACCCAACTGTAGAAGTAGAAGTATACACAGAAAGCGGCGCATTCGGACGCGCACTAGTACCAAGTGGTGCATCTACTGGTGAATACGAAGCAGTAGAATTACGTGACGGTGACAAATCTCGTTACTTAGGTAAAGGTGTTCTTAACGCAGTAAATAACGTAAACGAAATTATCGCTCCAGAAATCGTTGGTTTTGACGTAACTGACCAAGCTGGAATTGACCGTGCTATGATCGAATTAGACGGAACTCCAAACAAAGGTAAATTAGGCGCTAACGCAATTCTTGGTGTATCTATGGCAGCAGCTCATGCAGCAGCTGACTTCGTAGGTCTTCCATTATACCGTTACCTTGGTGGATTCAATGCAAAACAATTACCAACTCCAATGATGAACATCATCAACGGTGGTTCTCACGCTGACAACAACGTAGACTTCCAAGAGTTCATGATCTTACCAGTTGGTGCTCCATCATTCAAAGAAGCAATCCGTATGGGTGCTGAAGTATTCCATGCATTAAAAGCTGTATTACATGACAAAGGTCTTAATACTGCAGTAGGTGACGAAGGTGGATTCGCTCCAAACCTTGGTTCTAACCGTGAAGCATTAGAAGTAATCATCGAAGCAATCGAAAAAGCTGGTTACAAAGCTGGCGAGAACGTATTCTTAGGAATGGACGTTGCTTCTTCTGAGTTCTACAACAAAGAAACTGGTAAATATGACCTTGCAGGCGAAGGCCGTGTCCTAACTTCTGCAGAAATGGTTGATTTCTACGAAGGTCTTTGCAACGACTTCCCAATCATCTCTATCGAAGATGGTTTAGACGAAAACGACTGGGATGGCCACAAGTTATTAACTGACCGTCTTGGCAAAAAAGTTCAATTAGTTGGTGACGATTTATTCGTAACTAACACTCAAAAACTTGCTGAAGGTATCGAAAAAGGTATCTCTAACTCAATCTTAATTAAAGTTAACCAAATCGGTACTTTAACTGAGACTTTCGAAGCAATCGAAATGGCTAAACGTGCTGGTTACACAGCAGTTGTATCTCACCGTTCTGGTGAAACTGAAGATGCTACAATCGCTGACATCGCAGTTGCAACTAACGCTGGCCAAATCAAAACTGGTTCTATGAGCCGTACTGACCGTATTGCGAAATACAACCAATTATTACGCATCGAAGACGAACTAGGCGAAATCGCTGTTTACGATGGTTTAAAATCTTTCTACAACCTTAAAAAATAA
- the gpmI gene encoding 2,3-bisphosphoglycerate-independent phosphoglycerate mutase produces MRKPTALIILDGFGLREETYGNAVAQAKKPNFDRFWNQYPHTTLTACGEAVGLPEGQMGNSEVGHLNIGAGRTVYQSLTRVNVAIREGEFDKNETFKNAIKHVKEKGTALHLFGLLSDGGVHSHMNHMFALLRLAAKEGVEKVYIHAFLDGRDVGPQTAKGYIDATNEVIKETGVGQFATISGRYYSMDRDKRWDRVEKCYRAMVNGEGPTYKTAYECVDDSYANGIYDEFVLPSVMVNEDNTPVATINDDDAVIFYNFRPDRAIQIARVFTNEDFREFDRGEKVPHIPEFVCMTHFSETVKGYVAFKPMNLDNTLGEVVAQAGLKQLRIAETEKYPHVTFFFSGGREAEFPGEERILINSPKVATYDLKPEMSIYEVTDALVNEIENDKHDVIILNFANCDMVGHSGMMEPTIKAVEATDECLGKVVEAILAKDGVALITADHGNADQELTSDGGPMTAHTTNPVPFIVTKEDVQLREGGILGDIAPTMLTLLDVEQPKEMTGKTIIK; encoded by the coding sequence CTGTAGCACAAGCGAAAAAACCTAATTTTGATCGTTTCTGGAACCAATACCCTCATACAACGCTTACAGCGTGCGGTGAAGCGGTAGGTCTTCCGGAAGGTCAAATGGGTAACTCTGAGGTAGGTCACTTAAATATTGGTGCCGGCCGCACTGTATATCAAAGTTTAACACGTGTTAACGTTGCAATTCGTGAAGGTGAGTTCGATAAGAACGAAACATTCAAAAATGCAATTAAACACGTAAAAGAAAAAGGTACAGCTCTTCATTTATTTGGTTTACTTTCTGATGGTGGTGTGCATAGTCACATGAACCATATGTTTGCTCTGCTTCGCTTAGCTGCAAAAGAAGGCGTGGAGAAAGTATACATCCATGCATTCTTAGACGGCCGCGATGTTGGACCACAAACAGCAAAAGGTTATATCGATGCAACAAATGAAGTGATTAAAGAAACAGGAGTAGGACAATTCGCGACAATCTCTGGTCGTTATTACTCCATGGACCGTGACAAACGCTGGGATCGCGTTGAAAAATGTTATCGTGCTATGGTGAATGGTGAAGGCCCTACTTACAAAACAGCATATGAGTGTGTAGATGATTCATATGCAAACGGGATCTATGATGAATTCGTATTGCCATCTGTAATGGTAAATGAAGATAACACGCCAGTTGCAACAATCAATGATGATGATGCAGTTATCTTCTATAACTTCCGTCCAGACCGCGCAATTCAAATTGCACGTGTATTTACAAACGAAGACTTCCGTGAGTTCGATCGTGGTGAAAAAGTACCTCACATTCCAGAATTCGTTTGTATGACACACTTTAGTGAAACAGTAAAAGGTTACGTGGCATTCAAGCCAATGAACTTGGATAATACGTTAGGTGAAGTTGTTGCGCAAGCGGGATTAAAACAACTTCGCATCGCGGAAACTGAAAAGTATCCGCACGTTACATTCTTCTTTAGCGGTGGTCGTGAGGCTGAATTCCCAGGAGAAGAGCGTATCTTAATTAACTCACCAAAAGTCGCAACATACGACTTGAAACCTGAAATGAGCATTTATGAAGTAACAGATGCTCTTGTAAATGAAATTGAAAATGATAAACATGATGTTATCATTTTAAACTTTGCAAACTGTGATATGGTTGGCCATTCTGGGATGATGGAACCAACAATTAAAGCAGTAGAAGCAACTGACGAATGTTTAGGAAAAGTTGTAGAAGCGATTCTTGCAAAAGATGGTGTAGCACTTATTACTGCTGACCATGGTAATGCTGATCAGGAGTTAACTTCTGACGGTGGGCCAATGACTGCTCATACAACAAACCCGGTTCCTTTCATCGTTACAAAAGAAGATGTACAGCTTCGTGAAGGCGGTATTTTAGGAGATATCGCTCCAACAATGCTTACACTTTTAGATGTTGAACAACCGAAAGAAATGACAGGTAAAACAATTATTAAATAA